A portion of the Aphanothece sacrum FPU1 genome contains these proteins:
- a CDS encoding DUF3288 family protein translates to MTDMPQDQQHPQEKNDRLVVDKLLGGNPDDYNLVELARLRIRYGNFPGARTIRRDLDLILQQWQLTEPELLDKTRQIHHLGHVYRRSTSEDAQDWS, encoded by the coding sequence ATGACAGATATGCCTCAAGATCAGCAACATCCTCAAGAAAAGAATGATCGTCTGGTGGTTGATAAACTTCTAGGGGGCAACCCTGATGACTATAATCTGGTTGAATTAGCCCGACTTCGTATCCGTTATGGGAATTTTCCTGGTGCTAGGACTATTCGTCGGGATTTGGATTTGATTCTACAACAATGGCAGTTGACAGAACCCGAATTATTAGACAAAACTCGTCAAATTCATCATCTTGGCCATGTTTATCGTCGTTCTACTTCCGAAGATGCTCAAGATTGGAGTTAG
- a CDS encoding NAD(P)H-hydrate dehydratase, with translation MRHKQRQALDSIIVTAEQMRQIEGRIFAAGMPVAALMEKAAILTAHSIQELYPLSQVSRVGILVGPGHNGGDALVIARELHLQGYNICLYCPFSQLKELTQYHANYANSLGICSYEDIELLEHCELIIDGLFGFGLTRPLTGIIVEAITILNEWNIPVISIDIPSGLHTDTGEVLGIAIKATYTLCLGLWKPIFFQDQALEYIGEARRIDFGIPVKDVRAIVAKPFPLQILTKTLAKEFLPLPRPLITHKYKQGRLLLICGSYRYAGGAILTGLGARASGVGMLSMSVPESLKPLLVSHLPEALIIECPETKTGAIAGLSPLASDFDQYDIVACGPGLTQEATNIVENILSVPLPLILDADGLNILAQRVMVSGLSRRVAPTILTPHLGEFKRLFPHIADPGGDRITAVKRAAQESGAIILLKGARTAIADPHGTVWLIPESTPALARGGSGDVLTGLIGGLVAQNSGTQEILSRGVATAAWWHAQAGILAAQERTELGVDAFTLSSYLHRVGAGF, from the coding sequence ATGAGACACAAACAACGACAAGCACTCGACTCAATTATTGTTACGGCTGAACAAATGCGTCAGATTGAAGGGCGTATTTTTGCGGCAGGAATGCCTGTGGCTGCTTTAATGGAAAAGGCTGCCATTTTAACTGCTCATTCTATTCAAGAACTTTATCCTTTATCTCAAGTTTCACGAGTGGGTATTTTAGTCGGGCCAGGTCATAATGGAGGTGATGCTTTAGTCATTGCCAGAGAATTACATTTACAAGGCTATAATATTTGTCTGTATTGTCCTTTTTCTCAGTTAAAAGAATTAACACAATATCATGCTAATTATGCTAATAGTTTAGGAATTTGTTCTTATGAAGATATTGAATTATTAGAACATTGTGAATTAATCATTGATGGTTTATTTGGCTTTGGGTTAACTCGTCCTCTCACTGGTATTATTGTTGAAGCCATAACTATTCTTAATGAATGGAATATTCCAGTAATTAGTATTGATATTCCTTCCGGGTTACATACTGATACTGGAGAAGTTTTAGGCATAGCTATTAAAGCAACTTATACTCTATGTTTAGGATTATGGAAACCAATATTTTTTCAAGATCAAGCTTTGGAATATATTGGAGAAGCAAGACGCATTGATTTTGGGATTCCAGTTAAAGATGTACGGGCTATTGTTGCCAAACCTTTCCCCCTTCAAATATTAACAAAAACCCTAGCTAAAGAATTTTTACCCTTACCTCGTCCCCTAATAACTCATAAATACAAACAAGGACGTTTATTATTAATTTGTGGTTCTTATCGTTATGCAGGAGGGGCCATTTTAACCGGGTTAGGGGCCCGGGCCAGTGGAGTAGGAATGTTATCTATGTCCGTTCCTGAGTCCCTGAAACCTTTATTAGTCAGTCATTTACCCGAAGCTTTAATTATTGAGTGTCCCGAAACTAAAACTGGAGCGATCGCGGGGTTATCTCCCTTAGCCAGCGACTTTGATCAATATGATATCGTGGCTTGTGGCCCAGGTTTAACCCAAGAAGCGACTAATATTGTCGAAAATATCTTAAGTGTCCCCCTTCCTCTAATTTTAGATGCAGATGGATTGAATATTCTGGCCCAACGGGTAATGGTTTCGGGTCTATCTCGTCGGGTAGCTCCTACTATCTTAACACCCCATTTAGGGGAATTTAAGCGACTTTTCCCTCATATTGCTGATCCTGGAGGGGATAGAATAACTGCTGTTAAGAGGGCGGCCCAAGAAAGCGGGGCTATTATTTTATTGAAAGGGGCCCGAACCGCGATCGCTGATCCTCATGGCACAGTCTGGCTAATTCCTGAGAGTACACCCGCGTTAGCTAGGGGAGGCAGTGGAGATGTCCTAACGGGGTTAATAGGGGGCTTAGTGGCGCAAAATAGCGGCACTCAGGAGATATTAAGTCGGGGGGTAGCAACGGCGGCTTGGTGGCACGCACAAGCGGGAATTTTAGCAGCACAAGAACGCACAGAATTAGGGGTTGATGCGTTTACTTTATCGAGTTATTTGCATCGTGTCGGGGCGGGTTTTTAA
- a CDS encoding metallophosphoesterase family protein: MSESSMRILAIGDIHGCSIALDLLLEKVELKSNDRIVTLGDYVDKGPDSKGVLDRLIYLRETTHQLIPLKGNHEVKMIEARDSRSDRELWLNIGGEETLNSYAKTSKKNSLGNIPENHWKFMENHCLDWWETDKYIFVHANIDPNLPLDKQSKYELFWQKFCHRETHYSGKTMICGHTSQKDGNPINLGHRICIDTWACGKGWLSCLDVNSGQLWQTNQKGQIRTGSIEDFKLIKLNSMGHFINPISQKIIHY, translated from the coding sequence ATGAGTGAGTCAAGTATGAGAATTTTAGCTATAGGTGATATTCATGGCTGTTCTATCGCCTTAGATTTATTATTAGAAAAGGTGGAATTAAAATCTAATGATAGGATTGTAACCTTGGGAGATTATGTTGATAAAGGGCCTGATAGTAAAGGGGTCTTAGATCGGTTAATTTATTTGAGAGAAACTACTCATCAATTAATTCCCCTCAAAGGCAACCATGAAGTTAAAATGATCGAGGCCCGTGATAGTCGTTCAGATAGAGAATTATGGTTAAATATTGGGGGGGAAGAAACGTTAAATTCCTATGCCAAAACAAGTAAGAAAAACTCTTTAGGAAATATCCCAGAAAACCATTGGAAATTTATGGAAAATCATTGTCTAGACTGGTGGGAAACTGATAAATATATCTTCGTTCATGCGAATATTGATCCTAATCTTCCTTTAGATAAACAATCAAAATATGAATTATTTTGGCAAAAGTTTTGTCATCGGGAGACTCATTATTCCGGCAAAACCATGATTTGTGGTCATACCAGTCAAAAAGATGGCAACCCGATTAATTTAGGTCATCGAATTTGTATTGATACCTGGGCCTGTGGGAAAGGTTGGTTAAGTTGTTTAGATGTTAATAGCGGTCAACTATGGCAAACTAATCAAAAAGGACAAATACGCACAGGTTCTATTGAAGATTTTAAATTAATTAAATTGAACTCAATGGGACACTTTATTAATCCAATTTCTCAAAAAATAATTCATTATTAA
- a CDS encoding Bax inhibitor-1/YccA family protein: MSNSSNFRQAIAEAKSQHLIGPNVIANALPYLGGGLVLTAVGTYGGLGVIQSFPSLFFPSFIVAIILELVLFFVARNVAENGNNSIALPLLALYSLLSGYTLSGIVFVALGTQGVGLQGLAIAALGCGIAFIAGRSIGSNLSDQDGMALTKTISLGILALVIVVVGQLIFSLFGVYTPSWLEIAISGLGVFLFAGAAVVDFYILPRTYSNDQYLSAALSMYLTYINLFIFILRLLIAINGRD; the protein is encoded by the coding sequence ATGAGTAATTCGAGTAACTTTCGTCAAGCCATTGCTGAGGCTAAAAGTCAACACCTGATTGGCCCTAATGTCATTGCCAATGCCCTCCCTTATTTAGGTGGTGGTTTAGTCCTCACTGCTGTGGGAACTTATGGAGGGTTAGGAGTTATCCAATCCTTTCCCAGTCTGTTTTTCCCCAGTTTCATTGTGGCTATTATCCTTGAGTTAGTCTTATTTTTTGTCGCCCGTAATGTGGCAGAAAATGGCAACAATAGCATCGCTCTCCCCTTATTGGCTCTTTATAGTCTATTATCGGGTTATACCCTCAGTGGCATCGTTTTTGTCGCTCTGGGAACTCAAGGAGTCGGTCTTCAAGGATTAGCGATCGCAGCTCTTGGTTGTGGCATTGCCTTTATAGCTGGCCGCAGTATCGGGTCTAATCTCTCTGACCAAGATGGGATGGCTCTTACCAAAACCATCAGCTTAGGTATTCTAGCCTTAGTCATTGTGGTGGTAGGACAGTTAATCTTCTCTTTATTTGGGGTTTATACTCCTTCTTGGTTAGAAATCGCTATTTCTGGTTTAGGAGTGTTTCTCTTTGCGGGTGCGGCTGTTGTAGATTTCTATATCTTGCCCCGTACTTATAGCAATGATCAGTATCTCTCGGCTGCTTTATCCATGTATTTGACTTATATCAACCTATTCATCTTTATTTTGCGACTCTTAATTGCTATTAACGGTCGAGATTAA
- a CDS encoding WD40 repeat domain-containing protein: MSVYALSVMKHREKPLKQPLSPGLLAATLISMMTGWQFPLYAQLVPQETPSLAQTGQISQGILSDPILRHTLIGHTTPIRSLIFSRDGRTLISGGGTNEPFLKFWSVETGEEVDTLRAQSSAILTVALSPNGQTLVTSGEDADIHFWSLPAIEGKVTFFDHYSYVLALAVTPDSKLVVSGALDGLRVWTLNPPHFLFQLEGFGTPAYSLAMHPNGYLVASGDNRGGVRFWNLRERTLVSEFFPHKESITGLVITSDGKTLITASQDATIKLWDIPTGNLISTLVGHKGKIQAIALSPDGKILASASNDGVRLWAMEDGRLLRRFSDHADWVNALAFSPNGRFLASGGFDKMINIWELPPSFWEITPSTIENILK, encoded by the coding sequence GTGTCCGTCTATGCTCTTAGTGTCATGAAACATCGGGAAAAACCCCTCAAACAACCCTTATCTCCAGGTCTGTTAGCTGCTACCCTCATAAGTATGATGACGGGTTGGCAATTTCCTCTTTATGCTCAATTAGTCCCCCAAGAAACCCCATCTTTAGCTCAAACAGGTCAAATTTCTCAAGGTATTCTATCTGACCCGATTCTACGTCACACTCTAATAGGTCACACTACTCCTATTCGTTCTTTGATCTTTAGTAGAGATGGGAGAACCTTAATTAGTGGTGGAGGAACAAATGAGCCATTTCTTAAATTTTGGTCTGTGGAAACGGGAGAAGAAGTTGATACCCTGCGGGCCCAAAGTTCCGCTATTTTAACTGTAGCTCTCTCCCCTAATGGACAAACTTTAGTCACCAGTGGAGAAGATGCAGATATCCATTTTTGGAGTTTGCCCGCTATTGAAGGTAAAGTTACTTTTTTTGACCATTATAGTTATGTTTTAGCTCTAGCTGTCACTCCTGATAGTAAATTGGTCGTTAGTGGGGCATTGGATGGTCTACGAGTTTGGACATTAAACCCTCCTCATTTTCTCTTTCAATTAGAAGGTTTTGGTACTCCTGCTTATTCTTTGGCTATGCACCCTAATGGTTATTTGGTCGCTAGTGGAGATAATCGCGGTGGGGTCAGATTTTGGAATTTACGTGAAAGAACTTTAGTATCGGAATTTTTCCCCCATAAAGAATCTATAACTGGTTTGGTTATTACTTCTGATGGCAAAACCCTGATTACTGCTAGTCAAGACGCAACAATTAAGTTATGGGATATCCCTACAGGCAACTTAATCTCTACTTTGGTAGGCCATAAGGGTAAAATTCAGGCGATCGCTCTGAGTCCTGATGGTAAAATTCTAGCCAGTGCTAGTAATGATGGGGTTCGTCTTTGGGCTATGGAAGATGGACGATTATTGCGTCGTTTTAGTGACCACGCTGATTGGGTCAATGCTTTAGCCTTTAGTCCGAATGGTCGGTTTTTGGCTTCGGGAGGCTTTGATAAAATGATTAATATTTGGGAGCTTCCTCCTTCTTTTTGGGAAATTACGCCCTCTACTATTGAAAATATCTTAAAATGA
- a CDS encoding Uma2 family endonuclease codes for MTFTQTLESSQTPLDEIMFPTGEFWSDEPPLESNLHLRQILLLIQCLEWFWQDREDFFAAGNLTIYYSPNQSKSEHFRGPDFFLVLDTERKLERKSWVVWQEGGKYPNVIIEILSDSTANTDKGEKKRIYQDIFRTPNYFWFDPVTLELAGFRLVEGKYQPIETTEDGWFWSQELGLYLGIYDGQLRYFTPEGDLVSTPEESAKKERQLKESTQKQLETTQQQLETTQQQLETERQERELVEQKFQELQARLKTLGIDSD; via the coding sequence ATGACTTTTACCCAGACTCTTGAATCTTCTCAAACTCCTTTAGATGAGATAATGTTTCCAACGGGAGAGTTTTGGAGTGATGAACCACCTTTGGAAAGTAATCTACATTTACGACAAATTTTACTGTTAATTCAATGTCTTGAGTGGTTTTGGCAAGATAGAGAGGATTTTTTTGCTGCTGGTAATCTCACCATTTACTATAGTCCCAATCAAAGTAAATCGGAACATTTTCGTGGCCCTGATTTTTTCTTAGTATTGGACACGGAACGGAAATTAGAACGAAAAAGTTGGGTAGTTTGGCAAGAAGGGGGAAAATATCCCAATGTAATTATTGAGATTTTGTCAGATAGTACAGCAAATACTGATAAAGGGGAGAAAAAAAGAATTTATCAGGATATTTTCCGCACCCCTAATTATTTTTGGTTTGATCCGGTAACTTTAGAATTAGCAGGATTTCGGTTAGTAGAAGGAAAGTATCAACCCATAGAAACAACTGAGGATGGATGGTTTTGGAGTCAAGAATTAGGGTTATATTTAGGAATATATGACGGACAATTGCGCTATTTTACACCTGAAGGAGATTTAGTCTCTACTCCTGAAGAATCAGCCAAAAAAGAGCGTCAACTAAAGGAATCTACCCAAAAACAACTAGAAACTACTCAACAACAACTAGAAACTACTCAGCAACAACTAGAAACGGAACGTCAAGAACGGGAGTTAGTAGAACAAAAATTCCAAGAGTTACAAGCGCGGTTAAAAACGTTAGGTATTGACTCAGATTGA
- the crtR gene encoding beta-carotene hydroxylase: protein MPPTVPKEFLKAPGGFNPNVWMFFTAISLISISLCGYWLWGWPSWLCFVSNVLALHLSGTVIHDASHNAAHSNRILNAILGHGSALMLGFAFPVFTRVHLQHHAHVNDPDNDPDHFVSTGGPLWLIAARFFYHEIFFFKRRLWRKYELLEWFLSRLLLFTVVFLGIHYGFIGYVMNFWFVPALVVGVALGLFFDYLPHRPFKERDRWKNARVYPSAILNLMIFGQNYHLIHHLWPSIPWYKYKPAYHATKPLLDAKGCEQSLGLLEPKNFWNFLYDVFLGIRFHH, encoded by the coding sequence ATGCCGCCAACCGTTCCCAAGGAATTTCTCAAAGCACCAGGGGGGTTTAACCCCAATGTCTGGATGTTTTTTACTGCCATTTCACTCATTAGTATTTCCCTGTGCGGCTATTGGCTATGGGGATGGCCTAGTTGGCTTTGTTTTGTGTCTAATGTTTTGGCCCTTCATTTATCTGGTACAGTCATTCATGATGCGTCTCACAATGCCGCTCATAGTAATCGTATTCTCAACGCCATTTTAGGTCATGGTAGTGCCTTGATGCTCGGTTTTGCCTTTCCTGTGTTCACAAGGGTACATTTACAGCATCACGCTCATGTTAATGACCCTGACAATGATCCCGATCATTTTGTCTCCACAGGTGGGCCACTTTGGTTAATTGCAGCCAGATTTTTTTATCACGAAATTTTCTTTTTTAAGCGTCGTCTTTGGCGAAAATACGAACTATTAGAATGGTTCCTCAGTAGACTATTGTTGTTTACGGTGGTGTTTTTGGGCATTCACTACGGTTTTATAGGTTACGTAATGAATTTTTGGTTTGTTCCTGCTTTAGTGGTAGGAGTGGCCTTAGGATTGTTTTTTGATTATTTGCCTCATCGTCCCTTTAAAGAACGCGATCGCTGGAAAAATGCCAGAGTTTATCCGAGTGCCATTCTCAACTTAATGATTTTTGGGCAGAATTATCATTTAATTCATCATCTTTGGCCGAGCATTCCTTGGTATAAATATAAACCAGCTTATCATGCGACTAAACCATTATTAGATGCTAAAGGATGTGAGCAATCTTTGGGTTTACTCGAACCAAAAAACTTCTGGAATTTTCTTTATGATGTTTTTCTCGGCATTCGCTTTCATCATTAA
- a CDS encoding RNA polymerase sigma factor SigF: MTIRSAQYTNVDTIELLVAYFRNPSLEIRNQLVEFNKGLVRQVAHRISRQCSEPYEDLEQIGYLGLIRAIERFNPHQGCAFSSFAIPYIRGEMLHYLRDKGSVMRIPRRWQELYNKGRKLRKQLTVNLGYPPSDKQLAIALGIDIKEWNECQLALQNRLPVSLDATVSQTVDCSITFGDTLPDHHYQAKQKFEEDRLQLQRAMSQLEEKTKAAIECVFLRELPRKEAAKQIGMSPMTVTRHLQKGIQQLSVLLEPQVA, encoded by the coding sequence ATGACTATTCGATCTGCTCAATATACTAACGTTGATACTATAGAACTCTTAGTTGCTTATTTTCGTAATCCTTCCCTGGAAATACGGAATCAACTGGTAGAATTCAATAAAGGATTAGTGCGTCAAGTTGCTCATCGTATAAGTCGGCAATGTTCAGAACCTTACGAAGATTTAGAACAAATAGGTTATTTAGGATTAATTCGGGCAATTGAAAGGTTTAACCCTCATCAAGGCTGTGCTTTTAGTTCTTTTGCTATTCCTTATATTCGAGGAGAAATGTTACATTATTTGCGGGACAAAGGCAGTGTAATGCGGATTCCTAGACGTTGGCAAGAACTTTACAATAAAGGGAGAAAATTACGCAAACAATTAACCGTTAACTTAGGCTATCCTCCGAGTGATAAACAATTAGCGATCGCCCTTGGCATTGATATAAAAGAATGGAATGAGTGTCAATTAGCTCTACAAAATCGTTTACCTGTTAGCTTAGATGCAACGGTTAGTCAAACAGTAGATTGTTCTATCACTTTTGGCGATACTTTACCAGATCATCACTATCAAGCTAAACAAAAGTTTGAAGAAGATAGACTACAATTACAAAGAGCTATGAGTCAACTTGAAGAAAAAACAAAAGCCGCTATTGAATGTGTTTTTCTGAGAGAATTACCCCGCAAAGAAGCGGCTAAACAAATTGGGATGAGTCCCATGACAGTGACACGACATTTACAGAAAGGCATTCAACAATTAAGTGTTTTATTAGAACCGCAAGTGGCCTAA
- a CDS encoding shikimate dehydrogenase produces MIIETDLKEVLGEIKQQLNEIQKDVTDLKIDMAIVKTTVNSLENRLDSLENGLEKLETEQKTLVKDISDLKGAKSLIIPIIVAVTTSLITLLIRAIPNP; encoded by the coding sequence ATGATTATAGAAACTGATTTAAAGGAAGTCTTAGGGGAGATCAAACAACAGCTTAATGAGATTCAAAAGGATGTTACTGATCTCAAAATTGATATGGCAATAGTCAAAACTACCGTTAATTCTCTAGAAAATAGGCTAGATTCTCTAGAGAATGGGTTAGAGAAGCTGGAAACAGAACAAAAAACTCTGGTTAAAGATATATCTGACCTTAAAGGTGCAAAATCCCTAATTATTCCTATTATCGTTGCTGTTACTACAAGCCTAATAACTTTACTGATTCGTGCTATTCCTAATCCCTAA
- the trxA gene encoding thioredoxin: MAKASFIQTEDFEQLLIDSLPLVVDYTATWCGPCRVISPFIDQLAEMYEGRANVVKIDIDQNKDNAKKYGIRSIPAVLIFKDGEVVETLVGKAPYETFSQALEKHLSTMDN, from the coding sequence ATGGCTAAAGCAAGTTTTATTCAAACCGAAGACTTTGAACAATTATTAATTGATTCTCTTCCATTAGTTGTTGATTATACCGCAACTTGGTGTGGCCCCTGTCGCGTGATCAGTCCCTTTATTGATCAACTGGCAGAAATGTATGAAGGTCGTGCTAATGTTGTTAAAATCGATATCGATCAAAACAAAGATAATGCCAAAAAATATGGCATTCGTAGTATCCCTGCTGTTCTCATTTTTAAAGATGGGGAAGTTGTAGAAACTCTCGTCGGTAAAGCCCCTTATGAAACTTTTAGCCAAGCCCTAGAAAAACATCTTTCCACAATGGACAATTAA
- a CDS encoding DUF1269 domain-containing protein yields the protein MSDLIAIAYDDEFKAEEVRLTLAKLQKEHLIELEDAAVVVKDKNGKIKLKQAVNLTSTGAVSGGFWGLLIGTLFFVPLVGAAVGAATGALGGALTDIGVDDDFMRELGETLQPETSALFVLVRQVTPDKVLDEVAPFGGKVLRTSLSKDQEEELQEILTNRGISLS from the coding sequence ATGAGTGACTTAATCGCCATTGCTTACGATGACGAATTTAAGGCCGAAGAAGTGCGCCTAACTTTGGCTAAACTTCAGAAAGAACATCTTATTGAGCTTGAAGATGCTGCTGTCGTCGTCAAAGATAAGAACGGCAAAATTAAACTAAAACAAGCGGTTAACTTAACCAGTACAGGAGCAGTTAGCGGTGGTTTTTGGGGTTTATTGATTGGTACTCTCTTTTTTGTTCCGTTAGTTGGGGCCGCTGTGGGAGCAGCTACAGGAGCATTAGGGGGAGCATTGACCGATATCGGGGTTGATGATGATTTCATGCGAGAATTAGGCGAAACCTTGCAACCAGAAACATCCGCTTTGTTTGTTTTAGTTCGCCAAGTCACCCCTGATAAAGTGCTTGACGAAGTTGCCCCATTTGGAGGCAAAGTTTTGCGGACTTCTTTAAGCAAAGATCAAGAAGAAGAATTACAAGAAATTTTAACAAATCGGGGCATTTCCCTTTCCTAG
- the lpdA gene encoding dihydrolipoyl dehydrogenase produces the protein MTQQFDYDLIIIGAGVGGHGAALHAVKCGLKTAIIEAKDMGGTCVNRGCIPSKALLSASGKVRDLHNTHHLNSLGIQVGEVLFQREVIADHATNLVNKIRSDLTNSLKRLKVETIHGWGKIIDTQKISILTDNGEKIITAKDIMLCPGSIPFVPRGIEIDHKTVFTSDEAVKLEILPQWIAIIGSGYIGLEFSDIYTALGCEVTMIEALDTLMPGFDPDISKIAERILLKTRDIETYSSVFATKITPGSPVTIELTDAKTKEVINILEVDACLVATGRIPATKNLGLENIGIETNRGFIPVNDKMEVLRDGEPVPHLWAVGDATGKMMLAHAASAQGVIAVENMCGNDKTIDYRSIPAAAFTHPEISYVGLTEPAAITLGEEEGFKVASVKTYFKGNSKALAEGETDGIAKVIYRQDTGELLGVHIIGIHASDLIQEAANAIAQRQSVQNLAFNVHTHPTLSEVLDEAYKRAEVAI, from the coding sequence ATGACTCAGCAGTTTGATTACGACTTAATCATTATCGGTGCAGGAGTAGGGGGACATGGTGCAGCATTACACGCGGTAAAATGTGGACTCAAAACCGCTATCATTGAAGCAAAAGATATGGGGGGAACCTGTGTTAACCGAGGATGTATTCCCTCCAAAGCTTTATTATCTGCATCGGGAAAAGTTAGAGACTTACACAATACTCACCATCTCAATAGTTTAGGTATTCAAGTCGGAGAAGTACTATTTCAACGAGAAGTGATCGCCGACCATGCTACAAACTTAGTAAATAAAATTCGCAGTGATCTCACCAATAGTTTAAAACGTCTCAAAGTAGAAACTATTCACGGTTGGGGAAAAATTATAGATACACAAAAAATCAGTATTTTAACTGATAACGGCGAAAAAATAATCACAGCAAAAGATATCATGTTGTGTCCTGGTTCTATCCCTTTTGTCCCTCGTGGTATCGAAATTGATCATAAAACCGTTTTCACAAGTGACGAAGCAGTAAAACTAGAAATATTACCTCAGTGGATAGCCATTATTGGTAGTGGATACATTGGCCTCGAATTTTCAGATATTTATACAGCTTTAGGGTGTGAAGTCACCATGATCGAAGCATTAGATACTTTAATGCCAGGTTTTGATCCCGATATCTCAAAAATTGCTGAACGAATCTTACTTAAAACTCGTGATATTGAAACCTATTCCAGTGTATTTGCTACCAAAATTACCCCCGGTTCTCCAGTTACTATCGAATTAACTGATGCTAAAACCAAAGAAGTCATAAATATATTAGAAGTAGATGCTTGTTTAGTCGCAACCGGACGTATTCCTGCTACTAAAAATTTAGGACTCGAAAACATCGGCATTGAAACCAACCGAGGATTTATCCCCGTCAATGACAAAATGGAAGTATTACGCGACGGTGAACCTGTTCCTCATTTGTGGGCAGTGGGCGACGCAACAGGTAAAATGATGTTAGCTCATGCAGCATCAGCACAGGGAGTCATAGCGGTAGAAAATATGTGTGGTAATGATAAAACTATCGACTACCGCAGTATTCCCGCGGCCGCTTTTACTCACCCCGAAATTAGTTATGTCGGGTTAACTGAACCCGCAGCCATCACCCTTGGAGAAGAAGAAGGGTTTAAGGTAGCTTCCGTCAAAACCTATTTTAAAGGCAATTCTAAAGCCCTCGCAGAAGGAGAAACGGACGGCATTGCTAAGGTTATTTATCGTCAAGATACGGGAGAATTATTAGGGGTACATATTATTGGTATCCATGCCTCAGACTTGATTCAAGAAGCAGCAAACGCCATCGCTCAACGTCAAAGCGTCCAAAACCTAGCTTTTAATGTTCACACCCATCCTACTCTCTCAGAAGTGCTAGATGAGGCTTATAAACGCGCTGAAGTAGCTATTTAA
- a CDS encoding bifunctional 4-hydroxy-2-oxoglutarate aldolase/2-dehydro-3-deoxy-phosphogluconate aldolase: protein MSTANKHLELSTSWQKMLRQHRAIAVIRVTNINQGLEMAKAVATGGMRLIEITWNSESPAKIIKKLRQELPECLIGTGTILTLDELKNAISSGIQFCFTPHVNLSLIETALEQGVPIIPGALSPSEIVNAWQAGGSCVKVFPVQAVGGINYIKGLQGPLGSIPLIPTGGVTLENAVNFIEAGAIAVGLSGQLFPSMAIETQDWETVTKRAQTLMKLLKRFSLT from the coding sequence TTGTCTACGGCAAATAAACATCTTGAACTATCAACGTCTTGGCAAAAAATGTTAAGACAACATCGAGCGATCGCGGTTATTCGAGTCACTAATATTAACCAGGGACTGGAAATGGCCAAAGCAGTGGCAACTGGAGGAATGAGGTTAATTGAAATTACTTGGAATAGTGAAAGTCCAGCAAAAATCATTAAAAAGTTACGCCAAGAATTACCAGAATGTTTAATCGGAACTGGCACAATTTTAACCTTAGATGAACTCAAAAACGCTATCTCATCAGGGATACAATTTTGTTTTACTCCTCACGTAAATTTAAGCCTAATTGAAACTGCATTAGAACAAGGAGTTCCGATTATTCCGGGGGCTTTATCTCCGAGTGAAATTGTTAATGCTTGGCAAGCGGGAGGCAGTTGTGTTAAGGTTTTCCCCGTACAAGCAGTCGGAGGAATAAATTATATTAAAGGTTTACAAGGACCTCTCGGTTCTATTCCTTTAATTCCTACTGGAGGAGTCACCTTAGAAAATGCAGTAAACTTCATAGAAGCAGGAGCAATAGCAGTGGGTTTATCAGGTCAATTATTTCCTAGCATGGCAATAGAAACACAAGATTGGGAAACCGTAACAAAAAGGGCCCAAACCCTAATGAAATTACTAAAACGTTTTTCCTTAACTTAA